From the Desulfofalx alkaliphila DSM 12257 genome, the window TGAGGAATAGAGATGAAATATAAAGTAATCCTAAGAAAGTATTAGCAATAAGGTAAAAGACTCCAAAGTTAGGGGGTCAAACCGCCATCATGGCGTCTCGAAGAAGTTGTGAGAGCAAGATTGACATCATGTAGATTAAGTGAATGAAATAGAAGTTGCATAAATGTAGATCAATATACACTCTAAGAGTAGAATATAGTAAGTAAATTGTTTAATAGTTGGGGTGAAAAATGCGCAATTTAAGAGCATATTATTCTTCTGAAATTGAGGAATTTTTGAATAAAACCGATGATGAAATCCTTGGTATTATTCATAAAAATGATGCTTCTACTAAGACAATGATTCAGCAAAGTAATACTTGGGAACAGGAAATTTGCATATTAAAAAATCAGTTAGCTGATTTTAAGAATGGACGAATAATATTTGAATATACAATCCCAAGAATGGGAAAACGTGTAGACGTTATCTTTTTATTTAAAAATATTGTGTTTATAATGGAGTTCAAATGCGGCGAAAATGAATATAAAACTTCCACTTATGATCAAGTCTATGACTATGCACTAGATTTACGAAATTTTCAAAAGGAAAGCCATAATAAGCTGCTTGTACCAATAATGATTTCCACAGAAGCACCGGCTGAAGAACTAAGAATAAAAGAGCACGATAGAATTATCGAACCCATAAAATGCAATTCTGATAACATTGCCTATGCCATAAATGTTGTTTCCAGCACATATATTGAACCAGACTTTGATTATTTATCTTGGGAAAAATCCGAATATTTGCCGACACCTACTATTGTGGAGGCTGCGCAAGCGTTATATCGTGGACATAATGTAGCAGACATTACACGCAGTGATGCCGGCGCCGAAAACCTTACTGTTACGACAGATGAAATAAATAGAATTATAGAATATAGCAAAGCTAATCAAAGAAAATCTATTTGTTTTGTAACTGGCGTACCTGGAGCAGGAAAAACCTTAGTCGGCCTTAATATTGCTATTCAGCGTTCTAATGCAAAAAAAGGTGAACATGCAGTTTTTCTATCTGGGAATTACCCCCTTGTCACAGTTCTACAAGAAGCCCTCGCACGCGACAAGGTAGTGCAAGCAAAAGCTTCAAATAACAAATTAACAAAAAAGGATGCATTACGTAGTACGTCGGCATTTATTCAGTTAATACATAAATACCGGGATTCTTTTGTTAGAAACAATAATATTCCTCCGGAGCGAGTTGCTATCTTTGATGAAGCACAAAGAGCTTGGACCAAAGAGC encodes:
- a CDS encoding DUF2075 domain-containing protein; its protein translation is MRNLRAYYSSEIEEFLNKTDDEILGIIHKNDASTKTMIQQSNTWEQEICILKNQLADFKNGRIIFEYTIPRMGKRVDVIFLFKNIVFIMEFKCGENEYKTSTYDQVYDYALDLRNFQKESHNKLLVPIMISTEAPAEELRIKEHDRIIEPIKCNSDNIAYAINVVSSTYIEPDFDYLSWEKSEYLPTPTIVEAAQALYRGHNVADITRSDAGAENLTVTTDEINRIIEYSKANQRKSICFVTGVPGAGKTLVGLNIAIQRSNAKKGEHAVFLSGNYPLVTVLQEALARDKVVQAKASNNKLTKKDALRSTSAFIQLIHKYRDSFVRNNNIPPERVAIFDEAQRAWTKEQISNFMRTKKGITSFDYSEPEFLISTMDRHKDWAVIICLVGGGQEINTGEAGLPEWFDSIRRAFPDWDVYITPQLNDEEYRRSYSWGDMIAGLNVTEIKKLHLSTSVRSFRTPDLASFVKAVLDVDTQNAKDLLERFKNKYPIILTRDLGKAKDWVRAQCKGTMRYGLLASSGALRLKPEGIFVKNDISVANWFLNGKDDVRSSYYLEDVVTEFDIQGLELDYSIVAWDADFRFENNEWHYYNFSGSRWNNVNLENKRIYLKNSYRVLLTRARQGMVIFIPKGNDYDKTRLTKYYEGVYNYLKSVGVVEI